A stretch of DNA from Planococcus antarcticus DSM 14505:
GAAAAAGCGGATGAACTTTTTTACGATCTGATCAGAGAAAAAGACGACACTGAAAAGCTGCTTTACAGGTTCGCAACAACAGAAAAACAGTTGGCTGATTTTCATGAAGGCTGTGTTTTCAATCAGGTTTCAAAAAATTCTCCATTCACCCATGATGATCTAATCACGCGGACAACTGCGGATGGCCGTATCACGTTATCTGGCCATCAGTTGACACGTTCAGAAAATGGCAATAAAGAAAAAATCGAACTCTCTTCAGCCGATAAAAAACGTGTATTGAAAGAAGAATTTGGCATTGACTGGGATGCCCTCGGAAAATAAGTACTCTAACAAAGAATACTTATTGACATAGAGAATCCCCGCTTTTTACAGCGGGGATTTTTGCCGATTTTATTCAAATGCTTCCGGGTACACAGTTTCAGCTACTAATTTAACGGCATCTCCAATTCTCGGTCCCGGGCGTGAAGTAATGTCTGAATCCAGGAAATAGACCTGATCGTTCTGAATGGCTTCGATGTCGTTCCAGCCTTCACGAGCTTTGATGTCGTCAATAGGATTTTCTACATAAGAAACTGTTGTGGCAATGATTTTTGGATTCCGATCGATAACTTCTTCTTCAGAAATCTGCGGCCACCCTTCAAGATCACCAAACAAATTTTCTACATTAGCATGGTTTAATATCTCCTGCTGGAAAGTTTTTTGGCCGGCAGTATAGATTTCCGGCGAAGGACTAATTTCGAAATAGAGCTGTTTTTTTTCTTCTACTGAAGCCAGTTTTTCCTCAACGCCTTCAATTTGCTGTTGGATAGAGCCAATCAGTTCCTCGCCCTTATCTTCAAGTCCCATGACAGTGGAAATTTGTTCGATGTCCCCATATACATCCTCAAAGGATTGGGCTGACTCAATGACAAACACTTGGATTCCTGCTGCTTCTAAATCCTCATAGCCAGTTGGTGCCCCTGTAGAATAGCCGATGACAACATCAGGCTCCATTTCAATGATGCGTTCTGCGTTAAACGCCACGGAATCGGAAACACGCTCCACTTCAGATGCTTCAGCCGGGTAATTGTCATAATCTGTCACGC
This window harbors:
- a CDS encoding ABC transporter substrate-binding protein: MKTTLFKYVSIGAVALALGACQSNTTETESPEIATESEEQSSYSVTDDLDKELTFEEVPATVVSLIPSNTEILYEIGAGNQIVGVTDYDNYPAEASEVERVSDSVAFNAERIIEMEPDVVIGYSTGAPTGYEDLEAAGIQVFVIESAQSFEDVYGDIEQISTVMGLEDKGEELIGSIQQQIEGVEEKLASVEEKKQLYFEISPSPEIYTAGQKTFQQEILNHANVENLFGDLEGWPQISEEEVIDRNPKIIATTVSYVENPIDDIKAREGWNDIEAIQNDQVYFLDSDITSRPGPRIGDAVKLVAETVYPEAFE